In a genomic window of Variovorax paradoxus:
- a CDS encoding ATP-binding protein → MKLLSASILAAALLAGCGSMSNQSASAPDTPTRTADGVLVGPNGMSLYTFTKDAAGSGTSACNGQCATNWPPLGVAETAKPMGGYTIIIREDGKRQWAYKGWPLYYWAKDAKPGDKTGDGFGNGAWKLARP, encoded by the coding sequence ATGAAATTGCTCAGCGCCTCGATCCTCGCGGCCGCCCTGCTCGCCGGCTGCGGCAGCATGTCCAACCAGAGCGCCAGCGCGCCCGACACCCCGACGCGCACCGCCGACGGCGTGCTGGTCGGCCCGAACGGCATGTCGCTCTACACCTTCACCAAGGATGCCGCCGGTTCGGGCACCTCGGCCTGCAACGGCCAGTGCGCAACCAACTGGCCGCCGCTGGGCGTGGCCGAAACCGCCAAGCCGATGGGTGGCTACACCATCATCATCCGCGAGGACGGCAAGCGCCAATGGGCCTACAAGGGCTGGCCGCTGTACTACTGGGCCAAGGACGCCAAGCCGGGCGACAAGACCGGCGACGGCTTCGGCAACGGCGCCTGGAAGCTCGCGCGTCCCTGA
- a CDS encoding anti-sigma factor, translating into MNRPAPPPSDDELHAWVDGRLAPERRAAIEAALADDPALAARVSLWQAQRDTLRQLHAELLHESVPAHLSAVLEREAAPRDGWWRWGGIAAGLLVAFGAGWLGNAQWSATQRPGATLARAPAVREFVHAASLAHQVYTPEKRHPVEVAAAEQQHLVQWLSRRLDRPLKVPDFSTLGYTLVGGRLLPGENGARAQFMFEDAAGERVTLYVGQLDPKTAGAPPAPAPETAFRFATEGAVPSFYWVDQGFGYAVAGRLPRETLMKLATLAYRDLS; encoded by the coding sequence ATGAACCGCCCCGCCCCGCCCCCTTCCGACGACGAGCTGCACGCCTGGGTCGACGGCCGGCTCGCGCCCGAACGCCGCGCCGCCATCGAGGCCGCGCTGGCGGACGATCCGGCGCTCGCGGCGCGGGTCTCGCTCTGGCAGGCGCAGCGCGACACGCTGCGGCAACTGCATGCCGAGCTGCTCCACGAGTCCGTGCCGGCCCACCTGTCGGCCGTGCTCGAACGCGAGGCCGCGCCGCGCGACGGCTGGTGGCGCTGGGGCGGCATCGCGGCCGGCCTGCTGGTCGCCTTCGGCGCCGGCTGGCTCGGCAATGCCCAATGGAGCGCCACCCAGCGCCCGGGCGCCACGCTGGCGCGCGCGCCGGCGGTGCGCGAATTCGTCCACGCGGCCTCGCTCGCGCACCAGGTCTACACGCCCGAGAAGCGCCATCCGGTCGAGGTCGCCGCGGCCGAGCAGCAGCACCTGGTGCAGTGGCTGTCGCGCCGGCTCGACCGGCCGCTCAAGGTGCCGGACTTCTCGACCCTGGGCTACACGCTGGTCGGCGGCCGGCTGCTGCCCGGCGAGAACGGCGCGCGGGCCCAGTTCATGTTCGAGGACGCGGCCGGCGAGCGCGTCACGCTCTATGTCGGCCAGCTCGATCCCAAGACCGCGGGCGCCCCGCCGGCCCCGGCGCCCGAGACCGCGTTCCGCTTCGCCACCGAGGGCGCCGTGCCCAGCTTCTACTGGGTCGACCAGGGTTTCGGCTACGCGGTGGCCGGCCGGCTGCCGCGCGAGACGCTGATGAAACTCGCGACGCTGGCCTACCGGGATCTGTCTTGA
- a CDS encoding sigma-70 family RNA polymerase sigma factor has translation MDARQLAPHIPGLRRYARALTGNAWAADDLVQDTLERACSKWRLWVAGSDLRAWLFAIMHNLFASQVRRAPPPHAAVSLDELPPEQQGGVDPGRDHGVRLDLQRCLLQLPEEQRAVLLLVTLEDLSYAEVAKVLGIPLGTVMSRLSRARARLQELLDGAAASGALAGTSAGTLAGSAAPRPGLRRLK, from the coding sequence ATGGACGCCCGCCAGCTCGCCCCGCACATTCCCGGCCTGCGCCGCTATGCGCGCGCGCTGACCGGCAATGCCTGGGCGGCCGACGACCTGGTGCAGGACACGCTCGAGCGCGCCTGCAGCAAGTGGCGGCTGTGGGTGGCGGGCAGCGACCTGCGCGCCTGGCTGTTCGCGATCATGCACAACCTCTTCGCGAGCCAGGTGCGCCGCGCGCCGCCGCCGCATGCGGCGGTATCGCTCGACGAGTTGCCGCCCGAACAGCAAGGCGGCGTCGACCCCGGCCGCGATCACGGCGTGCGGCTCGACCTGCAGCGCTGCCTGCTGCAACTGCCGGAAGAGCAGCGCGCCGTGCTGCTGCTGGTGACGCTCGAAGACCTGTCTTATGCCGAGGTCGCGAAGGTGCTCGGCATTCCGCTGGGCACCGTGATGTCGCGGCTGTCGCGTGCCCGCGCGCGGCTGCAGGAACTGCTCGACGGCGCCGCCGCATCCGGTGCATTGGCGGGCACGTCGGCAGGCACACTGGCGGGCAGTGCGGCCCCGCGCCCCGGCCTGCGCCGCCTCAAGTAA
- the smpB gene encoding SsrA-binding protein SmpB, whose protein sequence is MATKKQDTSSRIADNKKAAYNYFFEERFEAGMVLEGWEVKALREGKVQLTDGYVVIRDGEMFVLGCQINPLKSASTHVTPDSVRTKKLLLHKEEIRRLTGKVEQKGYTLVPLNLHWKAGKVKCEIALAKGKAEHDKRDTIKDREGKREVERAMKSRSR, encoded by the coding sequence ATGGCCACCAAGAAACAAGACACCTCCTCCCGCATCGCCGACAACAAGAAGGCGGCGTACAACTATTTCTTCGAGGAACGCTTCGAGGCCGGCATGGTGCTGGAAGGCTGGGAAGTGAAGGCGCTGCGCGAAGGCAAGGTGCAGCTCACCGACGGCTACGTGGTGATCCGCGACGGCGAGATGTTCGTGCTGGGCTGCCAGATCAACCCGCTCAAGAGCGCCTCGACCCATGTGACGCCCGACTCGGTGCGCACCAAGAAGCTGCTGCTGCACAAGGAAGAGATCCGCCGCCTGACCGGCAAGGTCGAGCAGAAGGGCTACACCCTGGTGCCGCTGAACCTGCACTGGAAGGCCGGCAAGGTGAAGTGCGAGATCGCGCTGGCCAAGGGCAAGGCCGAGCACGACAAGCGCGACACCATCAAGGACCGCGAAGGCAAGCGCGAGGTCGAGCGCGCGATGAAGAGCCGCAGCCGCTGA
- a CDS encoding AraC family transcriptional regulator, which produces MEHAVAASASLPLTRYAVIATPDLDEARDEVARIFCPHRLHLGHGSSRFDARHHVAPLGDISLNYVQYGAEVEIDPGCLGDFYLLQIPLRGNARIEWAGRSFTSDAHRASLASPSQPLRMRWGDDTPHLIVKIGKAVVQRHWESLCGEAAGARPLEFEPEIALDEGAGASVKHLVEFLAQELSCGRTPLTTPFLAQAESGLIHTLLGQLPHNQSARLGAERGDVSPRALRRAREYIEAHLPDALTVDEIASASGLCVRSLQVAFRQHAGQTPMAYLRERRLLAVHERLSEPGADTTVTSVALQFGFAHLGRFAQDYARRFGESPHRTLQRQR; this is translated from the coding sequence ATGGAACACGCTGTCGCTGCATCGGCCTCGCTTCCCCTGACGCGCTACGCCGTCATCGCCACGCCCGACCTCGACGAGGCGCGCGACGAGGTGGCGCGCATCTTCTGTCCGCACCGGCTGCACCTCGGGCACGGCAGCTCGCGCTTCGACGCGCGCCACCACGTCGCGCCGCTGGGCGACATCTCGCTGAACTACGTGCAGTACGGCGCCGAGGTCGAGATCGATCCCGGCTGCCTCGGCGACTTCTATCTGCTGCAGATCCCGCTCAGGGGCAATGCCCGCATCGAGTGGGCCGGCCGCTCCTTCACGTCGGATGCGCACCGCGCCTCGCTGGCCTCGCCGAGCCAGCCGCTGCGCATGCGCTGGGGCGACGACACGCCGCACCTGATCGTGAAGATCGGCAAGGCGGTGGTGCAGCGCCACTGGGAATCGCTGTGCGGCGAGGCGGCCGGCGCGCGGCCGCTGGAGTTCGAGCCCGAGATCGCGCTCGACGAAGGCGCGGGCGCGAGCGTGAAGCACCTGGTCGAGTTCCTCGCGCAGGAGCTCTCGTGCGGCCGCACGCCGCTGACCACGCCCTTCCTGGCCCAGGCCGAATCGGGCCTGATCCACACCCTGCTGGGCCAGTTGCCGCACAACCAGAGCGCGCGCCTGGGCGCCGAGCGCGGCGACGTCTCGCCGCGCGCGCTGCGCCGGGCCCGCGAGTACATCGAGGCCCACCTGCCCGATGCGCTCACGGTCGACGAGATCGCCTCGGCCAGCGGGCTGTGCGTGCGCAGCCTGCAGGTGGCGTTCCGCCAGCATGCGGGCCAGACGCCGATGGCCTACCTGCGCGAGCGGCGGCTGCTCGCGGTGCACGAGCGGCTGAGCGAGCCGGGGGCCGACACCACCGTCACCTCGGTCGCGCTGCAGTTCGGCTTCGCCCACCTCGGGCGCTTCGCGCAGGACTACGCGCGGCGCTTCGGCGAATCGCCCCATCGCACGCTGCAGCGGCAGCGCTGA
- a CDS encoding SDR family oxidoreductase, with product MSDKDLQDRTVLVTGGATLIGAGVARCLRDAGARVVLADIDVARGEAVAREIGAQFIATDITDDAAVQACVEQAADAEGRIHALVNLACSYLDNGLASPRGEWQAALDVNLVSAVMMARATLPFMQAAGGGAIVNFTSISSGVAQTGRWLYPVSKAALVQLTRNMALDLAPMKVRVNSVSPGWTWSAVMDQLTGGDRAKTDAVARPFHMLGRVGDPVEVGHVVAFLCSHNASFVTGADWAVDGGYSALGPEQGEPAIPKLAA from the coding sequence ATGAGCGACAAGGACTTGCAGGACAGGACGGTGCTCGTCACCGGTGGCGCGACCCTCATCGGTGCGGGCGTGGCCCGTTGTTTGCGCGATGCCGGTGCACGCGTGGTGCTGGCCGACATCGACGTGGCGCGTGGCGAGGCGGTGGCGCGCGAGATCGGTGCGCAGTTCATCGCCACCGACATCACCGATGACGCGGCCGTGCAGGCCTGCGTCGAGCAGGCGGCCGATGCCGAGGGCCGCATCCATGCGCTCGTGAACCTGGCCTGCAGCTACCTCGACAACGGCCTGGCCTCGCCGCGCGGCGAGTGGCAGGCCGCGCTCGACGTCAACCTGGTCTCGGCCGTGATGATGGCGCGCGCCACGCTGCCATTCATGCAGGCCGCGGGCGGCGGCGCCATCGTCAACTTCACCTCGATCTCCTCGGGCGTGGCCCAGACCGGCCGCTGGCTCTATCCGGTGAGCAAGGCCGCGCTGGTGCAGCTCACGCGCAACATGGCGCTGGACCTGGCGCCGATGAAGGTGCGCGTCAATTCCGTCTCGCCGGGCTGGACCTGGTCGGCCGTGATGGACCAGCTCACCGGCGGCGACCGCGCCAAGACCGATGCGGTGGCCAGGCCCTTCCACATGCTCGGCCGCGTCGGCGACCCGGTCGAGGTCGGCCACGTGGTGGCCTTCCTGTGCTCGCACAATGCTTCGTTCGTCACCGGCGCCGACTGGGCCGTGGACGGCGGCTATTCGGCGCTGGGCCCGGAGCAGGGCGAGCCGGCCATTCCCAAGCTCGCGGCCTGA
- a CDS encoding FAD-binding oxidoreductase, with protein MSNIASQGAKPRRFMIVGAGQSGLQLALGLQREGHEVTVVSNRSAEDIRTGRVMSSQCMFDASLQIERDLGIDQWADSCPPVEGIGFAVPHPEKPGEKLLGWSHRLDAPARSVDQRVKVPAWMKTFEERGGQILFQDAGVEDLERWTQSHDLVIVAAGKGEIAQMFERDAQRSPYDKPQRALALTYVHGMTPRPEHSAVNFNLIPGVGEYFVFPALTVTGPCEIMVFEGVPGGPMDCWADVKTPAQHLERSLSILDTFTPWEAERCRDVRLTDDNGILAGRFAPTVRKPVGRLPSGRAVLGMGDVVCLNDPITGQGSNNAAKCADAYLRAILAQGEDAFDADFMQSAFDGYWRYARHVVEWTNAMLQPPPPHVLEVLGAAQGNAAVARRFVNGFNDPRDYAEFFMTPDASSAYLRSLAPQPEAA; from the coding sequence ATGAGCAACATCGCATCGCAGGGCGCCAAGCCGCGCCGTTTCATGATCGTCGGCGCGGGCCAGTCGGGCCTGCAACTGGCGCTGGGCCTCCAGCGCGAGGGCCACGAGGTGACCGTGGTCTCGAACCGCAGCGCCGAGGACATCCGCACCGGCCGCGTGATGTCGAGCCAGTGCATGTTCGACGCCAGCCTGCAGATCGAGCGCGACCTCGGCATCGACCAGTGGGCCGACAGCTGCCCGCCGGTCGAGGGCATCGGCTTCGCCGTGCCGCATCCCGAGAAGCCCGGCGAGAAGCTGCTCGGCTGGTCGCACCGCCTCGACGCGCCCGCGCGCTCGGTCGATCAGCGCGTGAAGGTGCCGGCCTGGATGAAGACCTTCGAGGAACGCGGCGGACAGATCCTGTTCCAGGACGCGGGCGTCGAGGACCTCGAGCGCTGGACCCAGTCGCACGACCTGGTGATCGTGGCCGCCGGCAAGGGCGAGATCGCGCAGATGTTCGAACGCGACGCGCAGCGCTCGCCCTACGACAAGCCGCAGCGCGCGCTGGCCCTGACCTATGTGCACGGCATGACGCCGCGCCCCGAGCATTCGGCCGTCAACTTCAACCTGATCCCCGGCGTCGGCGAATACTTCGTGTTCCCCGCGCTGACCGTGACGGGGCCGTGCGAGATCATGGTGTTCGAGGGCGTGCCCGGCGGCCCGATGGACTGCTGGGCCGACGTGAAGACGCCCGCGCAGCACCTCGAGCGCTCGCTGTCGATCCTCGACACCTTCACGCCCTGGGAGGCCGAGCGCTGCCGCGACGTGCGACTGACCGACGACAACGGCATCCTGGCCGGCCGCTTCGCGCCCACGGTCCGCAAGCCGGTGGGGCGGCTGCCCTCGGGCCGCGCCGTTCTCGGCATGGGCGACGTGGTGTGCCTCAACGACCCGATCACCGGCCAGGGCTCGAACAACGCCGCCAAGTGCGCCGATGCCTACCTGCGCGCCATCCTCGCGCAGGGCGAGGACGCCTTCGACGCGGACTTCATGCAGTCGGCCTTCGACGGCTACTGGCGCTATGCGCGCCACGTCGTCGAGTGGACCAACGCGATGCTGCAGCCGCCGCCCCCGCACGTGCTCGAGGTGCTGGGCGCGGCCCAGGGCAACGCGGCCGTGGCACGGCGCTTCGTCAACGGCTTCAACGATCCGCGCGACTACGCCGAGTTCTTCATGACGCCCGACGCGAGCAGCGCCTACCTGCGCTCGCTGGCGCCGCAACCGGAGGCGGCCTGA
- a CDS encoding flavin reductase, with protein sequence MRGEFRAIESLRCEPNVGAGDFRRAMRCLVGAVTVVTSTDGQTPVGLTATAVTSFSAEPARILACVNLQGSSFRTIAQSRRMAVNLLALDQSALALAFSRQGEAGERFDPAHWETLVTGAPVLRGALAVFDCVVDEMMVAHSHAMLIGEVKAARITDAQGLPLLYACGQFTTLRDECVAA encoded by the coding sequence ATGCGCGGCGAGTTCCGGGCCATCGAGTCGCTGCGCTGCGAACCCAACGTGGGCGCGGGCGACTTCCGTCGCGCCATGCGCTGCCTGGTCGGCGCCGTGACCGTGGTCACGAGCACCGACGGGCAGACGCCCGTGGGCCTCACGGCCACGGCCGTGACCTCGTTCTCGGCCGAGCCCGCGCGCATCCTGGCCTGCGTCAACCTGCAGGGCAGCAGCTTCCGCACCATCGCGCAGAGCCGCCGCATGGCGGTCAACCTGCTCGCGCTCGACCAGTCGGCGCTGGCGCTGGCCTTCTCGCGCCAGGGCGAGGCCGGCGAGCGCTTCGATCCCGCGCATTGGGAGACGCTGGTGACCGGCGCGCCCGTGCTGCGCGGCGCGCTCGCGGTGTTCGACTGCGTGGTCGACGAGATGATGGTGGCGCACAGCCACGCGATGCTGATCGGCGAGGTCAAGGCCGCGCGCATCACCGATGCGCAGGGGCTGCCGCTGCTCTATGCCTGCGGCCAGTTCACCACCCTGCGCGACGAGTGCGTGGCGGCCTGA
- a CDS encoding dienelactone hydrolase family protein: MTAQNGRWLQVPAIDGSGSFRAYLATPASGKGPGIVLAQEIFGVNATMRQVADYYAEEGYVVLAPDLFWRQQPEVELGYAPDDWQKAFALYKGFDEDKGTEDVAASLALLRSLPEQQGKAGVLGFCMGGKLAYLAACRTDADVCVGYYGVGIEQRLEEADRIQGRLVLHIPELDDFCPPEARSRIVETLGARPGCELYVYPGVDHAFARLGGDHYHKPSALMAHERSVAAFRREMGPHYDFSALWDKHCEYEFGTRNVADTMATMVAEPYVNHIPTMTGGVGHAMLSRFYQHHFVNSNPPDTRLVPISRTVGATQIVDEILFSFTHTCEIDWLLPGVAPTGRPVEIPLVAIVKFRGDKLYHEHIYWDQASVLVQVGLLDPKGLPVAGVETARKLLDETQPSNTLMAAWSRSG; this comes from the coding sequence ATGACAGCTCAGAACGGCCGCTGGCTGCAGGTGCCGGCCATCGACGGCAGCGGCAGCTTCCGCGCCTACCTCGCCACCCCCGCCTCGGGCAAGGGCCCCGGCATCGTGCTGGCGCAGGAGATCTTCGGCGTCAACGCCACCATGCGGCAGGTGGCCGACTACTACGCGGAAGAAGGCTACGTGGTGCTCGCGCCCGACCTGTTCTGGCGCCAGCAGCCCGAGGTCGAACTCGGCTATGCGCCCGACGACTGGCAGAAGGCCTTCGCGCTCTACAAAGGCTTCGATGAGGACAAGGGCACCGAGGACGTGGCCGCTTCGCTGGCGCTGTTGCGCTCGCTGCCCGAGCAGCAGGGCAAGGCCGGCGTGCTGGGCTTCTGCATGGGCGGCAAGCTCGCTTACCTCGCGGCCTGCCGCACCGACGCCGACGTCTGCGTGGGCTACTACGGCGTCGGCATCGAGCAGCGGCTCGAGGAGGCCGACCGCATCCAGGGCCGGCTGGTGCTGCACATCCCCGAGCTCGACGACTTCTGCCCGCCCGAGGCGCGCTCGCGCATCGTCGAGACGCTTGGAGCGCGGCCTGGGTGCGAGCTCTACGTCTACCCGGGCGTCGACCATGCCTTCGCGCGGCTGGGCGGCGACCACTATCACAAGCCGTCGGCGCTGATGGCGCACGAGCGCAGCGTGGCCGCGTTCCGCCGCGAGATGGGGCCGCACTACGACTTCTCGGCGCTGTGGGACAAGCATTGCGAGTACGAGTTCGGCACGCGCAACGTGGCCGACACCATGGCCACCATGGTGGCCGAGCCCTACGTCAACCACATCCCGACCATGACCGGCGGCGTGGGGCACGCGATGCTGAGCCGCTTCTACCAGCACCATTTCGTGAACAGCAATCCGCCCGACACGCGGCTGGTGCCGATCTCGCGCACCGTGGGCGCGACGCAGATCGTCGACGAGATTCTGTTCAGCTTCACCCATACCTGCGAGATCGACTGGCTGCTGCCCGGCGTGGCGCCCACGGGCAGGCCGGTGGAGATTCCGCTGGTGGCGATCGTCAAGTTCCGCGGCGACAAGCTCTACCACGAGCACATCTACTGGGACCAGGCCAGCGTGCTGGTGCAGGTGGGGCTGCTCGATCCGAAGGGACTGCCGGTGGCCGGCGTCGAGACGGCGCGCAAGCTGCTCGACGAGACGCAGCCCTCGAACACGTTGATGGCGGCCTGGTCGCGTTCGGGCTGA
- a CDS encoding type II toxin-antitoxin system RatA family toxin — protein MKTVNKSVLIWYSAEEMYALVTDVAKYPQFLPWCDKARVIEQDEAGMTAEVGLAFAGLHQSFTTRNTHVPGREVQLKLVDGPFSNLDGHWKFVPVGEGGERACRVELHLSYGFSNFALQALVGPVFDTIASSLVEAFVKRAEQVYGAA, from the coding sequence ATGAAAACAGTCAACAAGTCCGTTCTCATCTGGTACAGCGCCGAAGAGATGTACGCGCTGGTCACCGATGTGGCGAAGTACCCCCAGTTCCTGCCCTGGTGCGACAAGGCGCGCGTCATCGAGCAGGACGAGGCCGGCATGACCGCCGAGGTCGGCCTGGCCTTCGCGGGCCTGCACCAGAGCTTCACCACGCGCAACACCCATGTGCCCGGCCGCGAGGTGCAGCTCAAGCTGGTCGACGGGCCGTTCTCCAACCTCGACGGCCACTGGAAATTCGTGCCGGTGGGCGAGGGCGGCGAGCGCGCCTGCCGCGTCGAGCTGCACCTGAGCTACGGCTTCAGCAACTTCGCGCTGCAGGCCCTCGTGGGCCCGGTGTTCGACACCATCGCCTCGAGCCTGGTCGAGGCCTTCGTCAAGCGCGCCGAGCAGGTCTACGGCGCAGCCTGA
- a CDS encoding RnfH family protein yields MIEVTLSCSPAPREVFEEPLRLAVGASVSDAIRASTLAQRFPALDWRQTMTPGIWGRTADWDDALEDGDRVELCRALTVDPKVARRERFQRQGARGTGLFANRRQGGKAGY; encoded by the coding sequence ATGATCGAGGTGACCCTGAGCTGCTCGCCGGCACCGCGCGAGGTGTTCGAGGAGCCGCTGCGCCTGGCCGTCGGCGCCAGCGTGAGCGACGCGATCCGCGCCAGCACCCTGGCCCAGCGCTTTCCCGCGCTCGACTGGCGCCAGACGATGACGCCCGGCATCTGGGGCCGGACCGCCGATTGGGACGATGCACTCGAAGACGGCGATCGCGTCGAGCTGTGCCGCGCGCTCACGGTCGATCCGAAGGTGGCGCGGCGCGAGCGCTTCCAGCGGCAGGGCGCGCGCGGCACCGGGCTGTTCGCGAACCGGCGCCAGGGCGGCAAGGCGGGGTACTGA
- a CDS encoding DUF4124 domain-containing protein, which translates to MKFLLSLLLGSICLLPLAADAQWQWIDKNGKKVFSDQPPPTDIPEKNIVRRAGPPARTGSGVAAPEGTATTDKGAEAPAAPGAPKAPTVDKDLEEKTKKAEADEKAKQAAEAAKLAKAKAENCSRARESKATMDSGMRIARVNAKGEREILDDNQRVAEQRRLQSVIDSDCK; encoded by the coding sequence ATGAAGTTCCTGCTCAGCCTCCTGCTCGGATCGATCTGCCTGCTGCCCCTGGCCGCGGACGCCCAATGGCAATGGATCGACAAGAACGGCAAGAAGGTCTTCAGCGACCAGCCGCCGCCGACCGACATTCCCGAGAAGAACATCGTGCGTCGCGCCGGCCCGCCGGCGCGCACCGGTTCTGGCGTGGCGGCGCCCGAGGGCACGGCCACCACCGACAAGGGCGCCGAGGCGCCGGCTGCACCAGGCGCGCCGAAGGCGCCGACGGTCGACAAGGACCTCGAGGAAAAGACCAAGAAGGCCGAGGCCGACGAGAAGGCCAAGCAGGCGGCAGAAGCCGCGAAGCTCGCCAAGGCCAAGGCCGAGAACTGCAGCCGCGCCCGCGAAAGCAAGGCCACCATGGACAGCGGCATGCGCATCGCGCGCGTCAACGCCAAGGGCGAGCGCGAGATCCTCGACGACAACCAGCGCGTGGCCGAGCAGCGCCGGCTGCAGTCGGTGATCGACAGCGACTGCAAGTAA
- the guaB gene encoding IMP dehydrogenase, with amino-acid sequence MRLLGKALTFDDVLLVPAFSQVLPKDTSLATKFSRNITLNIPLVSAAMDTVTEARLAIAIAQEGGIGIVHKNLTAQQQAAEVAKVKRYESGVLRDPVVITPTHSVRQVMALSDQLGISGFPVVDAGRVVGIVTGRDLRFENRYDVPVSEIMTQRDRLITVPDGTTLAEAKALLNKHKLERLLVINSDWELKGLITVKDITKQTTFPNAARDASGRLRVGAAVGVGEGTEERVEALVKAGVDAIVVDTAHGHSKGVIERVRWVKQNYPQIDVIGGNIATGDAARALAEAGADAVKVGIGPGSICTTRIVAGVGVPQIMAVDSVATALQGSGVPLISDGGVRYSGDIAKAIAAGASTVMMGSMFAGTEEAPGEIVLYQGRSYKSYRGMGSIGAMQQGSADRYFQESTTGNPNTDKLVPEGIEGRVPYKGSIVSIIYQMAGGVRASMGYCGCGTIEEMKNKAEFVEITTAGIRESHVHDVQITKEAPNYRAE; translated from the coding sequence ATGCGCCTTCTCGGCAAAGCGCTCACCTTCGACGATGTGTTGCTGGTGCCAGCGTTCTCCCAGGTCCTGCCCAAGGACACCTCCCTCGCCACCAAATTCTCCCGAAACATCACGCTGAACATCCCGCTCGTCTCGGCGGCGATGGACACCGTGACCGAAGCCCGCCTCGCGATCGCCATCGCGCAGGAAGGCGGCATCGGGATCGTGCACAAGAACCTCACCGCGCAGCAGCAGGCCGCCGAAGTGGCCAAGGTCAAGCGCTACGAATCGGGCGTGCTGCGCGATCCGGTGGTGATCACGCCCACGCACTCGGTGCGGCAGGTGATGGCGCTGTCGGACCAGCTCGGCATCTCGGGCTTCCCGGTGGTCGACGCCGGCCGCGTCGTCGGCATCGTGACCGGGCGCGACCTGCGCTTCGAGAACCGCTACGACGTGCCCGTCAGCGAAATCATGACGCAGCGCGACCGGCTGATCACCGTGCCCGACGGCACCACCCTGGCCGAGGCCAAGGCGCTGCTCAACAAGCATAAGCTCGAACGCCTGCTCGTGATCAACAGCGACTGGGAGCTCAAGGGCCTGATCACCGTCAAGGACATCACCAAGCAGACCACCTTCCCCAATGCCGCGCGCGATGCCTCGGGCCGCCTGCGCGTGGGCGCGGCGGTCGGCGTCGGCGAGGGCACCGAGGAGCGTGTCGAGGCACTGGTCAAGGCCGGCGTCGATGCCATCGTGGTCGACACCGCGCACGGCCACAGCAAGGGCGTGATCGAGCGCGTGCGCTGGGTCAAGCAGAACTATCCGCAGATCGACGTGATCGGCGGCAACATCGCCACCGGCGACGCCGCGCGCGCGCTGGCCGAGGCCGGTGCCGACGCGGTCAAGGTCGGCATCGGCCCGGGCTCCATCTGCACCACCCGCATCGTGGCGGGCGTGGGCGTGCCGCAGATCATGGCGGTCGACAGCGTCGCCACCGCGCTGCAGGGCAGCGGCGTGCCGCTGATCTCCGACGGCGGCGTGCGCTACTCGGGCGACATCGCCAAGGCCATCGCGGCCGGCGCCAGCACCGTGATGATGGGCAGCATGTTCGCCGGCACCGAAGAGGCGCCCGGCGAGATCGTGCTGTACCAGGGCCGCAGCTACAAGAGCTACCGCGGCATGGGCTCCATCGGCGCGATGCAGCAGGGCAGTGCCGACCGGTACTTCCAGGAGTCGACCACCGGCAACCCCAACACCGACAAGCTCGTGCCCGAGGGCATCGAGGGCCGCGTGCCCTACAAGGGCTCGATCGTGTCGATCATCTACCAGATGGCCGGCGGCGTTCGCGCCAGCATGGGCTACTGCGGCTGCGGCACCATCGAAGAGATGAAGAACAAGGCCGAGTTCGTCGAGATCACCACCGCCGGCATCCGCGAGAGCCACGTCCACGACGTGCAGATCACGAAGGAAGCGCCGAACTACCGCGCCGAGTAA
- a CDS encoding type II toxin-antitoxin system Phd/YefM family antitoxin yields MQSIGIAEAKNNFSALIDSVEKGDEVRITRHGKEVVRMLPVRRKPVITDEQIARELGQIDALHAAIRPGTPAGALLNQGRQP; encoded by the coding sequence ATGCAATCCATCGGCATCGCTGAAGCCAAGAACAATTTCTCGGCCCTGATCGACTCGGTCGAGAAGGGCGACGAGGTGCGCATCACCCGCCACGGCAAGGAGGTGGTGCGCATGCTGCCGGTGCGGCGCAAGCCGGTCATCACCGACGAGCAGATCGCGCGCGAACTGGGCCAGATCGACGCGCTGCATGCCGCCATTCGTCCGGGCACCCCGGCCGGCGCGCTGCTGAACCAGGGCCGCCAGCCGTGA